A genomic stretch from Deltaproteobacteria bacterium includes:
- the msrB gene encoding peptide-methionine (R)-S-oxide reductase MsrB translates to MTTRQRNSQSFEKPSAAELRAKLTPQQYAVTQEAATEPPFRNLYWNHEGEGIYVDIVSGEPLFSSFDKFDSGCGWPSFSRPLEHKAVTEHDDRSHGMQRIEVRSRLAESHLGHVFSDGPLPTGLRYCINSAAIRFIPKDQLEAEGYGEWLSLFAK, encoded by the coding sequence ATGACTACGCGTCAAAGAAATTCCCAGTCATTTGAGAAACCGTCGGCAGCTGAACTCAGGGCGAAACTCACACCACAGCAGTATGCGGTGACGCAAGAGGCAGCGACGGAGCCACCCTTTCGCAACCTATATTGGAATCATGAGGGCGAGGGTATCTACGTCGACATAGTCTCCGGCGAGCCGCTTTTTAGCTCCTTTGACAAGTTTGACTCGGGGTGTGGGTGGCCTAGCTTCTCGCGGCCATTGGAGCATAAGGCGGTTACGGAGCATGACGATCGGTCGCATGGGATGCAGCGCATCGAGGTCAGGTCGCGTCTTGCGGAGTCTCATCTGGGGCATGTATTCTCCGATGGTCCTTTACCAACTGGGCTCCGATACTGCATTAATTCAGCGGCCATACGCTTTATTCCTAAGGATCAACTGGAGGCCGAGGGCTATGGTGAGTGGCTTAGCCTTTTT